One genomic region from Sylvia atricapilla isolate bSylAtr1 chromosome 16, bSylAtr1.pri, whole genome shotgun sequence encodes:
- the RBM39 gene encoding RNA-binding protein 39 isoform X6, whose amino-acid sequence MDLVKDYLMSSACRVFQGVTHQFVATAERINCVQMESQSPVHSIQSVQQCLCAWWKYRKNVNSSGPKFNSAIRGKIGLPHSIKLSRRRSRSKSPFRKDKSPVREPIDNLTPEERDARTVFCMQLAARIRPRDLEEFFSTVGKVRDVRMISDRNSRRSKGIAYVEFVDVSSVPLAIGLTGQRVLGVPIIVQASQAEKNRAAAMANNLQKGSAGPMRLYVGSLHFNITEDMLRGIFEPFGRIESIQLMMDSETGRSKGYGFITFSDSECAKKALEQLNGFELAGRPMKVGHVTERTDASSASSFLDSDELERTGIDLGTTGRLQLMARLAEGTGLQIPPAAQQALQMSGSLAFGAVTDLQTRLSQQNEVLAAAASVQPLATQCFQLSNMFNPQTEEEAGWDTEIKDDVIEECNKHGGVIHIYVDKNSAQGNVYVKCPSIAAAIAAVNALHGRWFAGKMITAAYVPLPTYHSLFPDSMTATQLLVPVRR is encoded by the exons ATGGATTTAGTGAAAGACTACTTAATGTCTTCAGCCTGCCGTGTCTTTCAGGGTGTTACACATCAATTTGTAGCCACAGCAGAAAGAATCAATTGTGTACAGATGGAAAGCCAAAGCCCAGTGCACAGCATTCAGTCTGTGCAGCAGTGCCTCTGCGCTTGGTGGAAATACAGGAAGAATGTTAACAG TTCTGGTCCAAAATTCAACAGTGCCATCAGAGGGAAGATTGGTCTGCCTCACAGCATCAAATTAAG CAGACGTCGCTCCAGAAGCAAAAGCCCtttcagaaaagacaaaagccCTGTTAG AGAACCTATTGATAATCTTACCCCTGAAGAGAGGGATGCTCGAACAGTGTTCTGTATGCAGTTGGCTGCAAGAATTCGACCAAGAGACCTGGAAGAATTTTTCTCTACAGTAGGGAAG GTTCGTGATGTGCGAATGATTTCAGATAGAAATTCCAGACGTTCAAAGGGAATTGCTTATGTTGAATTTGTTGATGTTAGTTCAGTGCCCCTTGCAATAGGACTGACTGGACAGAGAGTCCTGGGTGTACCTATCATTGTACAGGCATCACAG gcagagaaaaacagagcagcagcaatggcaAATAATCTGCAGAAGGGCAGTGCTGGTCCTATGAGGCTCTATGTGGGATCATTACATTTCAACATAACTGAAGATATGCTTCGAGGAATCTTTGAGCCGTTTGGCAGG ATTGAAAGTATTCAGCTCATGATGGACAGTGAAACTGGACGCTCAAAAGGATATGGATTCATTACG TTCTCAGACTCTGAGTGTGCCAAAAAGGCCCTGGAACAACTCAATGGATTTGAACTGGCTGGGAGGCCAATGAAAGTTGGACATGTAACTGAGCGTACTGATGCTTCCAGTGCTAGCTCATTTTTGGATAGTGATGAGTTGGAACGGACTGGAATTGACTTGGGAACAACTGGTCGCCTTCAGCTGATGGCAAGACTTGCAGAAG GTACTGGTTTGCAGattcctccagctgcacagcaggCTCTGCAGATGAGTGGATCTTTGGCCTTTGGAGCTGTGACAG atttaCAAACGAGATTGTCTCAGCAGAATGAAG ttctggctgcagctgcttccgTACAACCACTTGCAACACAGTGCTTCCAGCTTTCCAACATGTTTAATCCTCAAAC TGAAGAAGAAGCTGGCTGggacacagaaattaaagacGATGTGATTGAGGAATGTAACAAACATGGAGGAGTTATCCACATCTACGTTGACAAAAACTCAGCTCAG GGCAATGTGTATGTCAAATGTCCCTCCATTGCTGCTGCCATCGCAGCTGTCAATGCTTTGCATGGGAGGTGGTTTGCAG GTAAAATGATTACAGCAGCGTATGTACCTCTTCCAACATACCACAGCCTTTTCCCAGACTCTATGACTGCAACCCAACTACTGGTTCCTGTTCGACGATGA
- the RBM39 gene encoding RNA-binding protein 39 isoform X7, with product MDLVKDYLMSSACRVFQGVTHQFVATAERINCVQMESQSPVHSIQSVQQCLCAWWKYRKNVNSSGPKFNSAIRGKIGLPHSIKLRRRSRSKSPFRKDKSPVREPIDNLTPEERDARTVFCMQLAARIRPRDLEEFFSTVGKVRDVRMISDRNSRRSKGIAYVEFVDVSSVPLAIGLTGQRVLGVPIIVQASQAEKNRAAAMANNLQKGSAGPMRLYVGSLHFNITEDMLRGIFEPFGRIESIQLMMDSETGRSKGYGFITFSDSECAKKALEQLNGFELAGRPMKVGHVTERTDASSASSFLDSDELERTGIDLGTTGRLQLMARLAEGTGLQIPPAAQQALQMSGSLAFGAVTDLQTRLSQQNEVLAAAASVQPLATQCFQLSNMFNPQTEEEAGWDTEIKDDVIEECNKHGGVIHIYVDKNSAQGNVYVKCPSIAAAIAAVNALHGRWFAGKMITAAYVPLPTYHSLFPDSMTATQLLVPVRR from the exons ATGGATTTAGTGAAAGACTACTTAATGTCTTCAGCCTGCCGTGTCTTTCAGGGTGTTACACATCAATTTGTAGCCACAGCAGAAAGAATCAATTGTGTACAGATGGAAAGCCAAAGCCCAGTGCACAGCATTCAGTCTGTGCAGCAGTGCCTCTGCGCTTGGTGGAAATACAGGAAGAATGTTAACAG TTCTGGTCCAAAATTCAACAGTGCCATCAGAGGGAAGATTGGTCTGCCTCACAGCATCAAATTAAG ACGTCGCTCCAGAAGCAAAAGCCCtttcagaaaagacaaaagccCTGTTAG AGAACCTATTGATAATCTTACCCCTGAAGAGAGGGATGCTCGAACAGTGTTCTGTATGCAGTTGGCTGCAAGAATTCGACCAAGAGACCTGGAAGAATTTTTCTCTACAGTAGGGAAG GTTCGTGATGTGCGAATGATTTCAGATAGAAATTCCAGACGTTCAAAGGGAATTGCTTATGTTGAATTTGTTGATGTTAGTTCAGTGCCCCTTGCAATAGGACTGACTGGACAGAGAGTCCTGGGTGTACCTATCATTGTACAGGCATCACAG gcagagaaaaacagagcagcagcaatggcaAATAATCTGCAGAAGGGCAGTGCTGGTCCTATGAGGCTCTATGTGGGATCATTACATTTCAACATAACTGAAGATATGCTTCGAGGAATCTTTGAGCCGTTTGGCAGG ATTGAAAGTATTCAGCTCATGATGGACAGTGAAACTGGACGCTCAAAAGGATATGGATTCATTACG TTCTCAGACTCTGAGTGTGCCAAAAAGGCCCTGGAACAACTCAATGGATTTGAACTGGCTGGGAGGCCAATGAAAGTTGGACATGTAACTGAGCGTACTGATGCTTCCAGTGCTAGCTCATTTTTGGATAGTGATGAGTTGGAACGGACTGGAATTGACTTGGGAACAACTGGTCGCCTTCAGCTGATGGCAAGACTTGCAGAAG GTACTGGTTTGCAGattcctccagctgcacagcaggCTCTGCAGATGAGTGGATCTTTGGCCTTTGGAGCTGTGACAG atttaCAAACGAGATTGTCTCAGCAGAATGAAG ttctggctgcagctgcttccgTACAACCACTTGCAACACAGTGCTTCCAGCTTTCCAACATGTTTAATCCTCAAAC TGAAGAAGAAGCTGGCTGggacacagaaattaaagacGATGTGATTGAGGAATGTAACAAACATGGAGGAGTTATCCACATCTACGTTGACAAAAACTCAGCTCAG GGCAATGTGTATGTCAAATGTCCCTCCATTGCTGCTGCCATCGCAGCTGTCAATGCTTTGCATGGGAGGTGGTTTGCAG GTAAAATGATTACAGCAGCGTATGTACCTCTTCCAACATACCACAGCCTTTTCCCAGACTCTATGACTGCAACCCAACTACTGGTTCCTGTTCGACGATGA
- the ROMO1 gene encoding reactive oxygen species modulator 1 codes for MPVTVGPYGQSQPSCFDRIKMGFMMGFAVGMAAGALFGTFSCLRIGMRGRELMGGVGKTMVQSGGTFGTFMAIGMGIRC; via the exons ATGCCTGTGACCGTGGGCCCGTATGGGCAGTCGCAGCCCAGCTGCTTTGACAGAATAAAGATGGGTTTCATGATGGGCTTTGCAGTGGGCATGGCAGCAGGAGCGCTGTTCGGCACATTTTCCTGCCTCAG GATTGGCATGAGAGGACGAGAGCTGATGGGTGGAGTTGGCAAAACGATGGTGCAAAGCGGTGGGACGTTTGGGACATTCATGGCCATTGGTATGGGAATACGCTGCTAA
- the NFS1 gene encoding cysteine desulfurase has product MLLWRRLAALRGQGAPRRLRAGRSEPGSGPGPGSGSGPGEAAVGQSPCPGRASDGSGAPRPLYMDVQATTPLDPRVLDSMLPYLTAYYGNPHSRTHAYGWESEAAMENARRQVADLIGADSREIIFTSGATESNNMAIKGVARFYKSRKKHIITTQTEHKCVLDSCRSLETEGFRVTYLPVKKNGLIDLKELEAAFQPDTSLVSVMTVNNEIGVKQPIHDIGEICRARKVFFHTDAAQAIGKIPMDVNNMKIDLMSISGHKIYGPKGVGALYVRRRPRVRLEPLQSGGGQERGLRSGTVPTPLAVGLGAACEVAQQEMEYDHKRILQLAERLVTKIMNEVPDVVMNGDREHRYPGCINLSFAYVEGESLLMALKDVALSSGSACTSASLEPSYVLRAIGTDEDLAHSSIRFGIGRFTTEEEVDYTVQKCIQHVKRLREMSPLWEMVQDGIDLKSIKWTQH; this is encoded by the exons ATGCTGTTGTGGCGGCGCTTGGCGGCCCTGAGGGGCCAAGGAGCCCCGCGGCGGCTTCGGGCGGGGAGATCGGAACCTGGAtcgggaccgggaccgggatcGGGATCAGGACCGGGTGAGGCCGCAGTCGGACAGAGCCCCTgtccag GGCGAGCCAGCGATGGCAGCGGTGCTCCTCGGCCGCTTTACATGGATGTCCAGGCCACCACCCCGCTG GATCCCAGAGTCCTGGACAGCATGCTCCCGTACCTAACAGCCTACTATGGCAACCCTCACTCCAGGACCCACGCCTATGGCTGGGAGAGTGAGGCCGCCATGGAGAATGCGAGGCGG caagTTGCAGATTTAATAGGAGCTGATTCACGGGAAATTATCTTTACCAGTGGTGCAACAGAATCTAACAATATGGCAATTAAG GGTGTTGCAAGGTTCTATAAATCCAGAAAAAAGCATATCATTACTACGCAAACAGAGCACAAGTGTGTGTTGGATTCTTGTCGTTCCCTGGAAACAGAAGGGTTTCGTGTCACATATCtacctgttaaaaaaaatgggCTCATAGATCTGAAG gagctggaggctgcaTTCCAGCCGGATACAAGTTTGGTTTCTGTAATGACTGTAAATAATGAAATAGGAGTAAAGCAGCCAATTCATGACATTG GTGAGATCTGCCGTGCACGTAAGGTTTTCTTCCACACGGATGCTGCACAAGCGATTGGAAAAATTCCTATGGATGTCAACAACATGAAAATTGACCTAATGAGCATCAGTGGCCATAAAATTTATGGGCCCAAAG GGGTTGGTGCTCTCTATGTTCGCCGCCGACCACGTGTCAGACTAGAACCCCTGCAGAGTGGGGGAGGCCAGGAGAGAGGTCTGCGGTCTGGGACTGTGCCCACACCTCTAGCAGTGGGACTGGGGGCAGCATGTGAAGTGGCACAGCAAGAGATGGAG TATGACCATAAGCGAATCTTACAACTGGCAGAACGACTGGttacaaaaataatgaatgaaGTTCCTGATGTGGTGATGAATGGAGATCGAGAGCATCGCTATCCAG GATGCATCAATTTATCTTTTGCATATGTGGAAGGGGAGAGTCTTCTGATGGCTCTGAAAGATGTGGCTTTGTCTTCAGGAAG TGCTTGCACATCAGCCTCTCTGGAGCCTTCCTATGTTTTGCGGGCAATCGGAACAGATGAAGACTTGGCTCATTCGTCTATAAG GTTTGGCATTGGTCGTTTCACTACAGAAGAAGAAGTGGATTATACAGTGCAGAAGTGCATACAGCATGTGAAAAGGCTGAGGGAAATGAG CCCTCTCTGGGAAATGGTGCAGGATGGAATTGACCTCAAAAGCATTAAATGGACTCAGCACTGA